A DNA window from Rhizobium jaguaris contains the following coding sequences:
- the argC gene encoding N-acetyl-gamma-glutamyl-phosphate reductase — MAPKIFIDGEAGTTGLQIRERLATRRDIEILSIPAESRKDKAVRAELLNAADIAILCLPDEAAKESVSLISNDTTRVIDASTAYRVAEGWAYGFPEMSKDQADVIAKAKRVANPGCWPQGAIATLRPLVEAGLVAADYPVTVHGISGYSGGGRSMIEDYQAKGEDAPEYMPYGLTFNHKHLPELKAYAKLSRVPLFQPIVGNFAQGMVVSVPLQLSVLPTIPKGAELHAAIADYYAGRKGGFVEVAPFDNPERTPELNPEIYNNTNRMRLHVFANDDKAQAMLVAVYDNLGKGASGAAVQNMDLMLGA, encoded by the coding sequence ATGGCACCGAAAATCTTCATCGATGGCGAAGCTGGAACGACGGGTCTGCAAATCCGTGAGCGTTTGGCTACCCGCCGCGATATCGAGATTTTATCCATTCCGGCCGAGAGCCGGAAGGACAAGGCGGTGCGTGCGGAACTGCTCAATGCTGCCGACATTGCCATCCTCTGCCTGCCGGACGAGGCGGCCAAGGAAAGCGTCAGCCTGATTTCCAATGACACGACGAGAGTGATCGACGCCTCGACCGCGTATCGCGTTGCCGAAGGCTGGGCCTATGGCTTTCCGGAGATGAGCAAGGACCAGGCGGATGTCATTGCTAAGGCCAAGCGGGTGGCCAACCCTGGCTGCTGGCCGCAGGGGGCCATTGCCACACTTCGTCCGCTCGTCGAGGCCGGGCTCGTCGCTGCAGACTATCCGGTCACCGTCCACGGGATTTCCGGTTACAGCGGCGGTGGACGCTCGATGATCGAGGATTATCAGGCGAAGGGCGAAGACGCTCCGGAATATATGCCCTACGGTCTGACATTCAATCATAAGCATCTGCCGGAGTTAAAGGCCTACGCGAAGCTTTCGCGCGTCCCGCTGTTCCAGCCGATCGTCGGCAATTTCGCTCAGGGCATGGTCGTTAGCGTGCCACTGCAGCTTTCGGTGCTGCCGACAATCCCTAAGGGCGCTGAATTGCACGCGGCTATCGCCGATTATTATGCGGGGCGGAAAGGCGGCTTTGTCGAAGTCGCGCCGTTCGACAATCCTGAGCGGACGCCCGAGCTCAATCCGGAAATCTACAACAACACCAATCGCATGCGGTTGCACGTCTTTGCCAATGACGACAAAGCGCAAGCCATGCTCGTGGCGGTCTACGACAATCTCGGCAAGGGCGCATCGGGAGCAGCGGTCCAGAACATGGACCTGATGCTGGGCGCCTGA